One genomic segment of Pantoea sp. Aalb includes these proteins:
- the recG gene encoding ATP-dependent DNA helicase RecG produces MIPYLFNTIPYSIINNINNTQINKLNKLGLLTIQDLLLHLPLRYEDRTQFYRINNLLPGIWAMVEGKVIYSTIIFSHHRRMFICKISDGSDYLTMRFFNFNTRITNSLVIGTNIIAYGEVKYNKYGIEIIHPHYFIKKNQKIIKLQKTLTPIYPTTEGIHQKTLRNLINYALKLLDNTLIDELLPPELSRKLISLKDALRILHHPPKKLSLRDLEFGYHPAQRRLILEELLAYNLNMLSARANTQRYHAIPIAPHHKLINQLLATLPFSPTSAQKRVIEEIKHDLSNNFPMMRLVQGDVGSGKTLVAAIAALNVITHNKQVVLMVPTELLAEQHANNFRQWFSPLGIEVGWLAGKQNIKERKAQQEAIAIGKIAMIVGTHALFQKHVKFKNIALVIIDEQHRFGVHQRLALWEKGKEGKYYPHQLIMTATPIPRTLAMITYADLDISTIDEMPPGRIPINTVAISDQRRSEIIKRMKKVVSNEKRQAYWICTLIEESEQLRAQAAEVTWKKLKLALPDLQVGLIHGRMKYLEQQSIMHSFKMNEIQLLVATTVIEVGIDVPNASLMIIENPERLGLAQLHQLRGRVGRGSLTSHCILLYKSPLSQIAQKRLQVLRNNNDGFIIAQYDLEIRGPGELLGTKQTGNTKFKVANLLRDQSILAEVHSAARYIHKYYPKQAQSLIDRWISKKKNYHNA; encoded by the coding sequence ATGATTCCTTATCTATTTAATACTATTCCATACAGTATTATTAATAATATTAATAATACTCAAATAAATAAATTAAATAAACTTGGTTTATTAACTATCCAGGATTTACTTTTACATTTACCATTACGTTATGAAGATCGCACTCAATTTTATCGTATAAATAATCTACTTCCTGGTATTTGGGCAATGGTAGAAGGGAAAGTTATATATAGTACAATTATCTTTAGTCATCATCGTCGTATGTTCATTTGTAAAATCAGTGATGGTAGTGATTATTTAACTATGCGATTTTTTAATTTTAATACTAGAATTACAAATAGTTTAGTTATTGGTACTAATATTATTGCCTATGGTGAAGTCAAATACAACAAGTACGGAATTGAAATTATTCATCCACATTATTTTATTAAAAAAAATCAAAAAATTATTAAACTTCAAAAAACACTAACACCAATTTATCCTACTACTGAGGGTATACATCAAAAGACACTCCGTAATTTAATAAATTACGCTCTTAAATTACTAGATAATACCTTAATAGATGAATTGTTACCTCCAGAGCTAAGTAGAAAATTAATTAGTTTAAAAGATGCATTACGTATTTTACATCATCCACCTAAAAAGTTATCCCTTAGAGATTTAGAATTTGGATATCATCCAGCTCAAAGACGTTTGATTTTAGAAGAATTATTAGCATACAATTTAAATATGTTATCTGCACGTGCAAATACACAACGATATCATGCAATACCTATTGCACCACATCATAAACTGATAAATCAATTATTAGCAACGCTGCCATTTTCTCCTACTTCTGCACAAAAGAGAGTTATAGAAGAAATTAAACATGATTTATCAAATAATTTTCCAATGATGCGTTTAGTGCAAGGTGATGTAGGCTCAGGAAAAACATTAGTTGCAGCAATTGCAGCACTTAACGTAATAACCCATAATAAACAAGTAGTACTTATGGTTCCTACAGAATTACTAGCAGAACAACATGCAAATAATTTTCGTCAATGGTTTTCGCCATTAGGCATCGAAGTAGGATGGTTAGCTGGTAAACAAAATATTAAAGAACGTAAAGCTCAACAAGAAGCAATAGCTATCGGTAAAATTGCTATGATAGTTGGAACACATGCGTTATTCCAAAAACATGTTAAATTTAAAAATATAGCTTTAGTGATCATTGATGAGCAACATCGCTTTGGTGTCCATCAACGTTTAGCTTTATGGGAAAAAGGTAAAGAAGGGAAATATTATCCACATCAGCTTATAATGACTGCTACACCTATTCCTCGTACTTTAGCAATGATAACTTATGCTGATCTTGATATTTCAACTATTGATGAAATGCCACCAGGACGGATACCAATCAATACTGTAGCTATTTCAGATCAACGTCGTAGCGAAATTATTAAACGTATGAAAAAAGTAGTATCTAATGAAAAACGTCAAGCTTATTGGATATGTACATTAATTGAGGAATCTGAACAATTAAGAGCACAAGCAGCTGAAGTAACATGGAAAAAACTTAAATTAGCACTACCAGATTTGCAAGTAGGATTAATACATGGACGTATGAAATACTTAGAACAACAATCTATTATGCATTCTTTTAAAATGAATGAAATACAATTATTAGTTGCTACTACAGTTATTGAAGTTGGTATAGATGTACCAAATGCCAGTTTGATGATTATTGAAAATCCTGAACGGTTAGGATTAGCACAATTACATCAACTCCGAGGAAGAGTGGGACGTGGATCATTGACTTCTCATTGTATTTTACTTTATAAATCTCCTCTAAGCCAAATTGCACAAAAACGTTTGCAGGTACTACGTAATAATAATGATGGTTTTATAATTGCTCAATATGATTTAGAGATTCGTGGACCTGGTGAATTATTAGGTACAAAACAAACTGGTAATACTAAATTTAAAGTAGCAAATTTATTAAGAGATCAGTCTATACTTGCTGAAGTTCACTCTGCTGCTCGTTATATCCACAAGTATTATCCTAAACAAGCTCAGTCCTTAATAGATCGATGGATATCAAAAAAGAAAAATTATCACAATGCTTAA
- the typA gene encoding translational GTPase TypA, whose protein sequence is MIENLRNIAIIAHVDHGKTTLVNKLLQQSGIFDARTPEMDSMLDFNVLEKERGITILAKNAAIIWNNYRINIVDTPGHADFGGEVERIMSMVDSVLLVVDAIDGPMPQTRFVTQKAFNHGLKPIVVINKIDRLGARPNWVINKVFDLFVNLDATEEQLDFPIIYTSALNGIAGFNYTDMAQDMTPLYQAIINYVSPPQVKIKAPLLMQISQLDYNSYLGIIGIGRIRRGILKPNQQVNIIDSKGKIRNGKISKVLTYFGLERIESDYVEAGDIIAITGLGHLNISDTICDIQHTEALPELKIDKPTVTMLFNVNDSPFCGQEGKFITSRQLLERLNKEMSHNVALHVEETKDADVFRVSGRGELHLAILIENMRREGYELAVSRPKVIFQMLEGHKQEPFENVTIDIEKQHQGFVIQAMGERKGEMRNIYSDNKGRIRLDYVIPSRSLIGFRNEFVNMTSGTGFLYSTFSHYDDVRLEEVWRRRNGVLISNGQGKAVAFSLFNLQNRGKLFLGHGSIVYEGQIIGIHNRPNDLTVNCLTGKKLTNMRASGTDEATTLIPALKMTLEQSIEFIEDDELVEVTPYSIRLRKRCLTENERKRALRHTKIEK, encoded by the coding sequence GTGATTGAAAATTTACGTAACATTGCTATCATTGCACATGTTGATCATGGTAAGACGACTTTAGTGAATAAGCTTTTACAACAATCTGGTATTTTTGATGCTCGTACTCCAGAAATGGATAGTATGTTAGATTTCAATGTTCTAGAAAAAGAACGTGGAATTACCATTCTTGCTAAAAATGCAGCTATTATATGGAATAATTATCGTATAAATATTGTTGATACTCCAGGTCATGCTGATTTTGGAGGAGAAGTTGAACGTATTATGTCAATGGTAGATTCTGTATTGCTTGTTGTTGATGCAATAGATGGTCCTATGCCTCAAACTCGTTTCGTAACTCAGAAAGCTTTTAATCATGGATTGAAACCAATTGTAGTTATTAATAAAATCGATCGTCTAGGTGCACGTCCTAACTGGGTTATTAATAAAGTATTTGATCTATTTGTTAACCTCGATGCCACTGAAGAACAATTAGATTTTCCAATTATTTATACTTCTGCACTTAACGGTATTGCAGGTTTTAATTATACTGATATGGCTCAAGATATGACTCCATTATATCAAGCAATTATTAATTATGTTTCTCCACCACAGGTAAAAATTAAAGCACCCTTATTAATGCAAATATCTCAATTAGACTATAATAGTTATCTTGGTATTATTGGCATTGGTCGTATTAGACGTGGTATATTAAAACCAAATCAACAGGTAAATATTATTGATAGTAAAGGTAAAATACGTAATGGTAAAATTAGTAAAGTATTAACTTATTTTGGTTTAGAACGTATTGAAAGTGATTATGTAGAGGCAGGAGATATTATTGCTATTACTGGTTTAGGACATTTAAATATCTCTGATACTATATGTGATATACAACATACAGAAGCATTGCCAGAATTAAAAATCGATAAACCAACAGTAACTATGCTTTTTAATGTTAATGATTCACCTTTTTGTGGACAAGAAGGTAAATTTATTACTTCTCGCCAACTTTTAGAGCGTTTAAATAAAGAAATGTCACATAATGTTGCTTTACATGTTGAAGAAACTAAAGATGCTGATGTATTTCGTGTTTCTGGACGTGGTGAGTTACATTTAGCAATTCTTATTGAAAATATGCGTCGTGAAGGTTATGAATTAGCAGTATCACGTCCGAAAGTAATTTTTCAAATGTTAGAAGGTCATAAACAAGAACCATTTGAAAATGTTACTATAGATATTGAAAAACAACATCAAGGTTTTGTTATTCAAGCTATGGGAGAACGTAAAGGTGAGATGAGAAATATCTATTCAGATAATAAAGGACGTATACGTCTTGATTACGTAATTCCAAGCCGTAGTCTCATTGGGTTTCGTAATGAGTTCGTGAATATGACTTCTGGTACTGGTTTTCTATATTCTACATTTAGCCATTACGATGATGTACGTTTAGAGGAAGTATGGCGTCGTCGTAATGGAGTATTAATATCTAACGGTCAAGGAAAAGCTGTTGCTTTTTCTTTATTTAATTTACAAAATCGTGGTAAATTATTCCTGGGACATGGCTCTATAGTTTATGAAGGTCAAATAATTGGTATTCATAATCGCCCTAATGATCTAACTGTAAATTGTCTAACAGGTAAGAAATTAACTAACATGCGTGCATCAGGAACAGATGAAGCCACAACATTGATTCCAGCATTAAAAATGACATTAGAACAATCAATTGAGTTTATTGAGGATGATGAATTAGTAGAAGTTACACCATATTCTATTCGTTTACGTAAACGTTGTTTAACTGAAAATGAACGTAAACGAGCATTACGACATACTAAAATTGAAAAATAA
- the glnA gene encoding glutamate--ammonia ligase, with the protein MLAEDILLMIKEKEIKFIDLRFTDTKGKEHHVSIPTHQINSIFFQEGKMFDGSSVNGWKGINESDMILMPDTTTAIIDPFFEHPTLIIRCDILEPNTMQGYQRDPRSIAKRAEQFLILSGIADTILFGPEPEFFLFDDIRFSSSFSGSHVNIDDIEACWNTGKKYEGGNKGHRPTLKGGYFPVPPVDSSQNIRSAMCLTMEKMGLIIEAHHHEVATAGQNEIAIRFNTITKKADEIQIYKYVVHNIAHAYGKTATFMPKPIFGDNGSGMHCHMSLFKNNINLFSGDQYSGLSKIALFYIGGIIKHAKAINALTNPTTNSYKRLVPGYEAPVMLAYSARNRSASIRIPIVGNPKARRIEVRFPDPSANPYLAFAALLMAGIDGIINKIHPGDAMDKNLYNLPPQEEVNIAKVASSLEDALNELNKNRDFLMRGNVFTDNTIDAYITLLKSDIDRINMTPHPVEFEMYYSV; encoded by the coding sequence ATGCTTGCTGAAGACATTCTGTTAATGATCAAAGAAAAAGAAATTAAATTTATTGACTTACGTTTTACTGATACTAAAGGGAAAGAACATCATGTGAGTATCCCTACACATCAGATTAATTCTATTTTTTTTCAAGAAGGCAAAATGTTTGATGGCTCATCTGTAAATGGATGGAAAGGCATTAACGAATCTGACATGATATTAATGCCAGATACAACTACTGCAATCATAGATCCTTTTTTCGAACATCCAACATTAATAATTCGATGTGATATTTTAGAACCAAATACTATGCAAGGTTATCAACGTGATCCTCGTTCTATTGCTAAACGTGCAGAACAATTTTTAATTCTTTCCGGTATTGCTGATACTATATTATTTGGACCTGAACCTGAATTTTTTTTATTTGATGATATACGTTTTAGCTCTTCATTTTCAGGCTCACATGTTAATATTGATGATATCGAAGCATGTTGGAATACCGGTAAAAAATATGAAGGTGGTAATAAAGGGCATCGTCCTACACTAAAAGGTGGTTATTTTCCAGTGCCGCCGGTTGATTCTTCACAAAATATTCGTTCTGCTATGTGTTTAACTATGGAGAAAATGGGTCTAATAATTGAAGCACATCATCATGAAGTAGCTACTGCCGGTCAGAATGAAATAGCGATTCGGTTTAATACTATAACTAAAAAAGCTGATGAAATTCAAATATATAAATATGTTGTACATAATATTGCTCACGCATATGGGAAGACTGCAACTTTTATGCCGAAACCAATATTTGGGGATAATGGTTCTGGAATGCACTGCCATATGTCTCTATTTAAAAACAATATAAATTTATTCTCTGGTGATCAATATAGTGGTTTATCTAAAATTGCATTATTCTATATTGGTGGTATTATTAAGCATGCTAAAGCAATTAATGCTTTAACAAATCCAACTACGAACTCTTATAAACGTCTAGTACCTGGTTACGAAGCTCCAGTCATGTTAGCTTATTCAGCACGTAATCGCTCTGCTTCAATTCGTATTCCAATTGTAGGCAACCCTAAAGCACGTCGTATTGAAGTACGTTTTCCAGATCCATCTGCAAATCCATACTTAGCTTTTGCTGCTCTACTTATGGCTGGAATAGATGGTATAATTAATAAAATCCATCCTGGCGATGCTATGGATAAAAATCTATACAATCTACCACCACAGGAAGAAGTAAATATTGCTAAAGTTGCATCTTCTTTAGAAGATGCATTAAATGAACTAAATAAGAACCGTGATTTTTTAATGCGTGGTAATGTATTTACTGATAATACTATAGATGCTTATATTACACTTCTTAAATCAGATATTGATCGCATAAATATGACACCACATCCTGTCGAATTTGAAATGTATTATAGCGTTTAA
- the glnG gene encoding nitrogen regulation protein NR(I) — protein sequence MQRGIVWIVDDDNSICLILNQALTKTGINCFTFNYRYNILDIISSKKPNVILLDVCMPNMLGISLLKQLKQYYPLIPVIIMSAYSDLYVVVNSYQQGAFDYLSKPLDIDKTVILINRAISYYQEQKQSPNHKLIKIPTKAIIGTAPSMQDVFRIIGRLSRSSISVLINGESGTGKELIAHALHHYSPRTKKPFIAINMAAIPKDLIEAELFGHEKGAFTGASQIRQGRFEQANGGTLFLDEIGDMPINVQTRLLRVLTDGKIYRIGSYGFIKVDVRIIAATHQNLYHHVQKSKFREDLFYRLNVIRIHLPPLRERREDIPYLARYFLERAANELNIQTKFLHIETEAILTQLNWPGNVRQLENICRWITVMVADKKVLIQDLPTEELFELKPINKFIQSLPTLSSHWIKLLAQWADYSMQSGHQNLMSQAQSEIERTLLTTALMYTHGHKQKAARIIGWGRNTLTRKLKELGIK from the coding sequence ATGCAACGAGGAATAGTCTGGATTGTAGATGACGATAATTCCATTTGTTTAATTCTTAATCAAGCACTTACCAAAACTGGTATTAATTGTTTCACTTTTAATTATCGCTACAACATATTAGATATTATTTCTAGTAAAAAACCAAATGTTATCTTATTAGATGTTTGTATGCCAAATATGCTTGGAATATCGCTATTAAAACAACTTAAACAATATTACCCACTGATTCCGGTAATTATTATGAGCGCATATTCAGATTTATATGTTGTTGTAAATAGTTATCAACAAGGTGCTTTTGATTATTTATCTAAACCACTTGATATTGATAAAACAGTAATATTAATTAATCGTGCTATTAGTTACTATCAGGAACAAAAACAATCACCTAATCATAAATTGATAAAGATCCCCACAAAAGCTATTATTGGGACAGCACCATCAATGCAGGATGTATTTCGTATTATTGGTCGTTTATCAAGGTCGTCAATAAGTGTTTTAATCAACGGAGAATCTGGTACAGGAAAAGAACTCATAGCTCATGCTTTACATCATTATAGTCCACGAACTAAGAAACCATTTATTGCTATTAATATGGCAGCAATTCCAAAAGATCTTATCGAAGCTGAGCTTTTTGGTCATGAAAAAGGTGCTTTTACTGGTGCAAGTCAAATTCGCCAAGGTCGATTTGAACAAGCTAACGGGGGTACATTATTTCTTGATGAGATTGGTGATATGCCTATTAATGTACAAACTCGTCTACTACGAGTGTTAACTGATGGTAAAATATATCGTATTGGTAGTTATGGTTTTATAAAAGTTGATGTACGTATTATTGCTGCAACTCACCAAAATCTTTATCATCATGTACAAAAAAGTAAATTTCGTGAAGATCTTTTTTACCGTCTTAATGTTATCAGAATTCATTTACCACCATTACGAGAAAGACGTGAAGATATTCCATATTTAGCACGTTATTTTCTAGAGAGAGCTGCTAACGAGTTAAATATTCAAACAAAATTTCTCCATATAGAAACAGAAGCTATATTAACTCAGTTGAATTGGCCTGGTAATGTTCGCCAGTTAGAAAATATTTGCCGTTGGATTACAGTTATGGTAGCAGATAAAAAAGTATTAATACAAGATCTTCCTACTGAAGAGCTATTTGAATTAAAACCTATTAATAAATTTATACAATCTTTACCAACCCTATCAAGTCACTGGATTAAATTATTAGCTCAATGGGCAGACTATTCAATGCAATCTGGCCATCAAAATTTGATGTCACAGGCTCAATCAGAAATAGAACGTACATTGCTCACTACTGCATTAATGTATACTCATGGACATAAACAAAAAGCTGCACGAATAATTGGATGGGGACGAAATACTTTAACACGTAAATTAAAAGAATTAGGAATAAAGTAA
- the yihA gene encoding ribosome biogenesis GTP-binding protein YihA/YsxC gives MLTFNYHATHFMLSAPNIHFLPADIGIEIAFAGCSNVGKSRAINTLVNQKNLCYTSKLPGRTQLINLFEVMKGKRLVDLPGYGYAKVSKSMKFQWKYILTEYLQSRQTLKGLVILMDIRNPLKDLDNKIIKLAIQSNIQILLLLTKADKVNHNLRKIQLEIVRNKCLLEFRSDIQVEIFSSLNKIGLYQLSHKIDSWFCN, from the coding sequence TTGCTTACTTTTAACTATCATGCTACACATTTTATGTTAAGTGCTCCAAATATTCATTTTCTCCCAGCAGATATTGGTATTGAAATTGCTTTTGCTGGATGCTCAAACGTAGGTAAATCTAGAGCTATCAATACATTAGTTAATCAAAAAAATCTTTGTTATACCAGTAAATTACCTGGTCGAACACAATTAATTAATTTATTTGAAGTTATGAAAGGAAAACGTTTGGTAGATCTTCCAGGATATGGTTATGCTAAAGTATCAAAATCTATGAAGTTCCAATGGAAATACATACTAACTGAGTATCTTCAGAGCCGCCAAACTCTCAAAGGATTAGTAATATTAATGGATATCCGAAATCCATTAAAAGATTTAGATAACAAAATAATTAAATTAGCAATACAAAGTAACATACAAATATTATTATTGTTAACTAAAGCTGATAAAGTAAACCATAACTTACGGAAAATACAACTTGAGATAGTACGTAATAAATGTTTATTAGAATTTAGAAGTGATATACAAGTAGAAATTTTTTCTTCACTAAATAAGATAGGACTTTATCAATTAAGTCATAAGATTGATAGTTGGTTTTGTAATTAG
- the polA gene encoding DNA polymerase I: MAQIITNPLILIDGSSYLYRAYYAFPSLMNSLGKPTGAMYGILSMIKSLLMQYNTSHVVVVFDSQGKTFRNDLFKQYKAHRPPMPNSLIIQLQPIHAMLKAMGLPILQIHGVEADDVIGTLALEAEKKGQEVLISSNDKDMAQLVSSRIKLINSITHTILGPKEVEQKYGVPPSLIIDFIAMMGDSSDSIPGIPGIGQKTAKTMLQSFGNMYSIYNNLDKINKLSFRGAKTVATKLKANRDIAFMSYKLAKIKTDVELKISSNQLILKEPDFDTLKDLFYYYEFNIWLKDIQKGKWIKKNKDTQEQKNLSPNKGKIIKTTISTSYRNYNLISNQTMLNDLIEKLKNANVFSLSLETDSVDTLIANIIGIAFSIKSGESTYLPIYHDFSKKINKLHCVKILKQLKPLLEDNRIFKIGKNLKYYRGVLNNYGIELNGIKFDTMLESYCLNSTKGKHDIVNLAEYWLSRKIITIKEIIDKKKNKIYLEKIDFEKVAISTSEDADINLQIHLQIWPKLKIQEGPKKIFEEIEIPLLKVISRIERNGVLIDRLLLEQYSQEISIRLAQLKQEAYELTGKSFNLSSTKQLQVILFNNKNTHLTRKTPSGATSTSEAVLEKLALHYPLPKIILKHRSLLKLKSTYIDKLLLMLHPITGRIHTSYNQTVTATGRLSSTTPNLQNIPIRNNEGRSIRQAFIAGSYKRIITADYSQIELRIMAHISQDKQLLYAFACGNDIHSITASEIFGISLAKVSSHQRRSAKAINFGLIYGMSPFGLARELNISTSEAKKYIDVYFMRYPGVLRYMQETREKAKKKGYVETLEGRRLWLPNIKSHNATQRKASERAAINAPLQGTAADIIKKAMIAIDEWLQQQCIDDIKMIMQVHDELVFEISENIVEFSIKKICNLMENIMQLDVPLLVTIGNGKNWEQAYSKI; the protein is encoded by the coding sequence ATGGCTCAAATTATAACAAATCCTCTAATTTTAATTGATGGTTCTTCTTATCTTTACCGTGCATATTATGCTTTTCCATCTTTAATGAATAGTTTAGGTAAACCAACAGGAGCTATGTATGGCATACTAAGCATGATTAAAAGTCTTTTAATGCAATATAATACAAGTCATGTTGTTGTGGTTTTTGATTCTCAAGGTAAAACTTTTCGTAATGATTTATTTAAACAATATAAAGCGCATCGTCCTCCTATGCCAAATTCATTGATTATACAGCTTCAACCTATACATGCAATGCTAAAAGCTATGGGTTTACCAATATTACAAATTCACGGTGTAGAAGCAGATGATGTTATTGGAACATTAGCTCTTGAGGCAGAAAAAAAAGGACAAGAAGTACTGATTAGTAGCAATGATAAAGATATGGCACAGTTAGTTTCTTCACGTATTAAGCTAATAAATAGTATAACTCATACTATTCTTGGTCCAAAAGAAGTAGAACAGAAATATGGAGTACCTCCTTCATTAATTATTGATTTTATTGCTATGATGGGAGATAGTTCTGATAGTATTCCAGGTATCCCAGGAATTGGTCAAAAAACAGCAAAAACTATGCTACAAAGTTTTGGGAATATGTATTCTATTTATAATAACTTAGATAAAATAAATAAACTTTCATTTCGAGGTGCTAAAACCGTAGCGACTAAATTAAAAGCTAATCGCGATATAGCATTCATGTCTTATAAATTAGCAAAAATTAAAACCGATGTTGAATTAAAAATATCAAGTAATCAATTAATATTAAAAGAACCTGATTTTGATACTCTAAAAGATTTATTTTATTATTATGAATTTAATATTTGGCTAAAAGATATACAAAAAGGAAAATGGATTAAAAAAAACAAGGATACTCAAGAACAAAAAAACTTATCACCTAATAAAGGAAAAATAATAAAAACTACTATTTCGACATCATATCGTAATTATAATCTGATTTCAAATCAAACAATGCTTAATGATTTAATAGAAAAATTAAAAAATGCTAATGTTTTTTCTTTATCATTAGAAACTGATTCAGTTGATACATTAATCGCTAATATTATAGGTATTGCTTTTTCTATAAAATCGGGAGAATCTACTTATTTGCCAATTTACCATGATTTTTCTAAAAAAATAAATAAATTACATTGCGTAAAAATACTTAAACAACTTAAACCGTTATTAGAAGATAATAGAATATTTAAAATAGGTAAAAACTTAAAATACTATAGAGGTGTTTTAAATAATTATGGTATAGAATTAAATGGTATTAAATTTGATACAATGTTAGAATCTTATTGCTTAAATAGTACTAAAGGTAAGCATGACATAGTTAACTTAGCTGAATATTGGCTAAGTCGTAAAATTATAACTATAAAAGAAATAATTGATAAAAAGAAAAATAAAATTTATCTTGAAAAGATAGATTTTGAAAAAGTAGCTATTTCTACTTCTGAAGATGCTGATATTAATTTACAGATACACTTACAAATATGGCCAAAATTAAAAATCCAAGAAGGTCCAAAAAAGATTTTTGAAGAAATTGAAATACCTTTATTAAAGGTTATTTCACGTATTGAACGTAATGGAGTTTTAATTGATCGACTATTACTTGAACAATATTCTCAAGAAATTAGTATAAGATTAGCACAATTAAAGCAAGAAGCATATGAATTAACAGGTAAATCATTTAATCTTTCTTCAACTAAACAACTTCAAGTTATTTTATTTAATAATAAAAATACTCACCTAACTAGAAAAACTCCAAGTGGCGCTACATCAACTAGTGAAGCAGTATTAGAAAAACTAGCATTACATTATCCATTGCCTAAAATTATACTAAAGCATCGTAGCTTATTAAAATTAAAATCTACTTATATTGATAAACTACTACTTATGCTTCATCCAATTACAGGTCGTATACATACATCTTATAATCAAACAGTTACAGCAACTGGAAGGCTTTCATCTACTACACCTAACTTACAAAATATTCCAATAAGGAACAATGAAGGACGGAGTATTCGTCAAGCATTTATTGCTGGATCATATAAACGTATTATTACAGCGGATTATTCACAGATTGAATTGCGTATTATGGCACATATTTCTCAAGATAAACAATTACTATATGCTTTTGCCTGTGGAAATGATATACATAGTATTACTGCATCAGAAATTTTTGGAATATCTTTAGCAAAAGTTTCTAGTCATCAAAGACGTAGTGCAAAAGCAATAAATTTTGGTTTAATTTATGGTATGAGTCCATTTGGGCTAGCAAGAGAACTTAATATTAGTACTAGTGAAGCAAAAAAATATATAGATGTCTACTTTATGCGCTATCCTGGAGTTTTACGTTACATGCAAGAAACTCGAGAAAAAGCAAAAAAAAAAGGTTATGTTGAAACATTAGAAGGTCGTCGTCTTTGGCTACCTAATATAAAATCACATAATGCTACGCAACGTAAAGCATCAGAACGAGCAGCAATTAATGCTCCATTACAAGGTACTGCGGCAGATATAATTAAAAAAGCCATGATTGCTATTGATGAATGGTTACAACAACAATGCATAGATGATATAAAAATGATTATGCAAGTTCATGATGAATTAGTATTTGAAATTAGTGAAAATATCGTTGAATTTTCTATTAAAAAAATATGTAATTTAATGGAAAATATTATGCAGCTTGATGTACCATTATTAGTGACAATTGGTAATGGTAAAAACTGGGAGCAAGCATATTCTAAAATATAA
- the dsbA gene encoding thiol:disulfide interchange protein DsbA, giving the protein MKKIWFLLLNLIFIFNISAEQFDEGNQYITLSKRTTIEPQVLEFFSFFCSHCYDFERIYHINDTIQNNLPIGIKLIKYHVDFLGSDLGHTLTHAWAVAIALGVEDKVIAPIFDGIQKDKNIFDSISLKNIFIKATGISSKYYDLAWNSFVVRSLILQQQKAALQFDLHGVPAFFINGKYMINNSRLDTSTMHNFINDYVNIINFLIKKN; this is encoded by the coding sequence ATGAAAAAAATTTGGTTTCTTTTATTAAATTTAATATTCATATTTAATATCTCAGCAGAGCAGTTTGATGAAGGTAATCAATATATCACTTTATCAAAGAGAACAACTATTGAACCGCAAGTTTTAGAATTTTTTTCTTTCTTTTGTTCACATTGCTATGATTTTGAACGTATTTATCATATTAATGATACTATACAAAATAATTTACCGATTGGCATTAAGTTAATAAAATATCACGTTGATTTTCTTGGAAGTGATTTAGGGCATACCCTTACACATGCATGGGCAGTAGCTATAGCTTTGGGAGTAGAAGATAAAGTAATTGCACCTATTTTTGATGGAATCCAAAAAGATAAGAATATCTTTGACTCAATAAGCTTAAAAAATATCTTTATTAAAGCTACTGGTATTTCTTCTAAATATTATGATTTAGCATGGAATAGCTTTGTAGTTAGATCATTGATCTTACAGCAACAAAAAGCTGCATTGCAGTTTGATTTACATGGGGTACCGGCTTTTTTTATTAATGGTAAATATATGATTAATAATAGTAGATTAGATACTAGCACTATGCATAATTTTATCAATGATTACGTTAACATAATAAACTTCTTAATAAAAAAGAATTAA